The Camelina sativa cultivar DH55 chromosome 14, Cs, whole genome shotgun sequence genome includes a window with the following:
- the LOC104742816 gene encoding protein SPA1-RELATED 4: protein MMKGSSESNSRGLNNNTSGVSEFLTDGSKSLSHIDYVRSLLGSHKDDNLGLVDDGSIVRALECEDVSLRQWLDNPDRSVDAFECFHVFRQIVEIVNAAHSQGIVVHNVRPSCFVMSSFNHVSFIESASCSDSGSDEEITTKSREVGSSRKEDVLSERRSNRSEGAEKQPFPMKQILAMEMSWYTSPEEDNGSPSTCASDVYRLGVLLFELFCPVSSREEKSRTMSSLRHRVLPPQILLNFPKEASFCLWLLHPEPSYRPSMSELLQSEFINEPRENLEEREAAMGLRDGIEEQELLLEFLFLIQQRKQEAADKLRDTISLLSSDIDQVVKRQLVLQKKGSDIRSFLASRKRIRQGVETTAAEEENDDNTIDEESKLDDTLESTLLERSRLMRNLKKLESVYFATRYRQIKAAAAAEKPMARYYSAFSSSGRSSERSSVSSPAQPPKDPINESRQGGWIDPFLEGLCKYLSFSKLQVKADLKQGDLLNSSNLVCAIGFDRDGEFFATAGVNKKIKIFECESIIKDGRDIHYPVVELVSRSKLSGICWNSYIKSQIASSNFEGVVQVWDVARSQLVTEMKEHEKRVWSIDISSADPTLLASGSDDGSVKLWSINQGVSIGTIKTKANICCVQFPSDSGRSLAFGSADHKVYYYDLRNPKLPLCTMVGHNKTVSYVRFLDSSTLVSSSTDNTLKLWDLSMSHSGVNETPLHSFMGHTNVKNFVGLSVSDGYIATGSETNEVFVYHKAFPMPVLSYKFKTIDPVSDLEVDDASQFISSVCWRGQSSTLVAANSTGNIKILEMV from the exons atgatgAAGGGTTCTTCAGAATCTAATTCCAGAGGATTAAACAATAACACCTCTGGTGTTTCAGAGTTTTTAACAGATGGTTCTAAGTCTTTGTCTCACATTGATTATGTCAGAAGCTTACTTGGTTCACACAAAGACGATAACTTGGGACTTGTTGATGATGGCTCTATTGTGAGAGCATTGGAATGTGAAGATGTTAGCTTGCGTCAGTGGTTAGACAATCCTGACCGATCCGTTGATGCGTTTGAGTGTTTTCACGTTTTCAGACAAATCGTTGAGATTGTCAATGCAGCTCACTCTCAAGGCATTGTTGTCCACAATGTTAGGCCTTCTTGTTTCGTTATGTCTTCGTTTAACCATGTCTCCTTTATCGAATCCGCTTCTTGTTCGGACTCTGGTTCTGATGAGGAGATTACAACAAAGTCTAGAGAGGTTGGGAGCTCGAGAAAAGAGGATGTTTTATCAGAGAGACGAAGCAATAGATCAGAAGGAGCAGAGAAGCAACCTTTCCCTATGAAACAGATATTAGCAATGGAGATGAGTTGGTATACAAGTCCTGAAGAAGATAATGGTTCTCCGAGTACTTGTGCTTCTGATGTTTACCGTCTTGGTGTTCTTCTCTTTGAG CTATTTTGCCCTGTCTCGTCAAGAGAAGAGAAGTCAAGAACTATGTCTAGTTTAAGACATCGTGTTCTTCCACCTCAGATACTGCTCAATTTTCCCAAAGAAGCTTCCTTTTGCTTGTGGTTACTGCATCCTGAGCCTAGCTATAGACCATCAATGAG TGAGTTGCTACAAAGTGAGTTTATCAACGAACCTAGAGAGAACTTGGAAGAACGTGAAGCTGCCATGGGGCTAAGGGATGGAATCGAGGAACAGGAGTTATTGCTCGAGTTCTTGTTTCTGATTcaacagagaaaacaagaagCTGCAGACAAGTTGCGGGATACAATATCGCTTCTTTCTTCTGATATTGATCAAGTCGTAAAGCGACAGTTGGTTTTACAGAAAAAAGGGAGTGACATTCGTTCATTCTTAGCCTCAAGGAAACGAATTAGACAAGGAGTTGAGACCACTGCAGCAGaggaagaaaatgatgataatacCATTGATGAGGAATCTAAGCTTGATGATACTCTAGAAAGCACACTTCTTGAAAGATCTCGGTTAATGAGGAATTTAAAGAAACTGGAATCAGTCTACTTTGCTACGAGATACAGACAAATCaaggctgctgctgctgctgaaaaACCAATGGCTAGATATTATTCTGCGTTCAGTAGTAGTGGTAGAAGTTCAGAAAGAAGTTCAGTGAGCAGCCCGGCACAACCACCAAAAGATCCTATCAATGAGTCTAGACAGGGAGGGTGGATCGATCCATTCCTCGAGGGTTTGTGCAAGTACTTATCTTTTAGTAAGCTACAAGTTAAAGCGGATTTGAAGCAAGGAGATTTGTTGAACTCGTCTAACCTTGTTTGCGCAATTGGTTTTGACCGTGATGGAGAGTTTTTTGCCACGGCTGGcgtcaacaagaaaatcaagataTTTGAATGTGAGTCAATAATAAAAGATGGTCGGGACATTCATTACCCGGTTGTGGAACTTGTTAGCCGGTCTAAGCTTAGTGGTATATGTTGGAACAGTTACATTAAGAGCCAAATCGCATCAAGTAACTTTGAAGGCGTGGTTCAG GTATGGGATGTTGCAAGAAGCCAGTTGGTTACAGAGATGAAGGAGCATGAGAAGCGTGTTTGGTCAATCGATATTTCATCAGCAGATCCAACATTGTTAGCCAGCGGTAGTGATGATGGTTCTGTTAAGCTCTGGAGTATCAATCAG gGAGTTAGTATTGGAACCATCAAGACAAAGGCAAACATATGTTGTGTCCAGTTTCCGTCAGACTCGGGTCGGTCTTTAGCATTTGGTTCAGCAGATCACAAAGTTTACTACTATGATCTAAGGAACCCCAAGCTTCCTCTTTGCACAATGGTTGGTCACAACAAGACCGTGAGTTATGTCAGATTTTTAGATTCATCAACACTCGTGTCTTCTTCGACTGATAACACGCTGAAGCTATGGGACTTATCAATGTCACATTCCGGTGTTAACGAAACGCCTCTTCACTCATTCATGGGACACACTAATGTTAAG AACTTTGTCGGCTTATCGGTCTCTGACGGGTATATAGCGACAGGCTCCGAGACTAATGAG GTTTTTGTGTACCACAAGGCATTTCCAATGCCGGTTTTGTCGTACAAGTTCAAAACTATAGACCCTGTGTCGGATCTCGAAGTAGACGACGCCTCACAGTTCATATCCTCAGTCTGCTGGCGGGGACAGTCCTCGACCTTAGTCGCTGCAAACTCCACTGGCAACATCAAGATTCTGGAGATGGTTTGA
- the LOC104744113 gene encoding uncharacterized protein LOC104744113, whose amino-acid sequence MAYGSAADAVDEYLRLAETTAFSCLDHFFDAIINCFGDEYLRRPTPEDLQRLLDIGEFRRFPRMIGRTDCMHWEWKNCPTARKGQYTRGSGKPTIVLEAVASQDLWIWHAFFGPPACIILHNMIVEDERDGYTLFDPSEFTHMESNRTLEVDFTVPTTMPSCVSTMMNIRLSVRDRDKHKQLQDDLVENIWAKFGEYH is encoded by the exons atggcatatggttcGGCAGCTGATGCGGTTGACGAATACCTCCGACTTGCTGAAACCACAGCGTTCTCATGCTTGGATCATTTTTTTGATGCCATCATAAATTgttttggagatgagtacttACGAAGACCGACACCAGAAGATCTTCAACGTCTACTCGATATTGGAGAGTTCCGCAGATTTCCGAGGATGATAGGAAGAActgattgtatgcattgggagtggaagaattgtccaaccGCAAGGAAAGGTCAATATACACGTGGTTCTGGCAAGCCGACAATCGTTTTAGAGGCTGTAGCatcacaagatctctggatcTGGCATGCTTTTTTCGGACctccag CGTGTATCATACTGCACAATATGATCGTAGAAGACGAACGAGATGGATACACTCTGTTTGATCCATCCGAATTCACACACATGGAGTCCAACCGAACTTTAGAAGTGGACTTCACCGTACCAACAACCATGCCTTCATGTGTCTCCACTATGATGAACATTCGTTTGAGTGTTCGTGATCGAGATAAACATAAACAGTtacaagatgatttggttgagaatatttgggcaaaatttggagaaTACCATTaa
- the LOC104742811 gene encoding lectin-like protein At1g53070: MKNQMLCFSTLFIAVFFTSQSTTTAYNFKFNSFGGNGTGLISFHGDAEYGPNSSGAITLTRDNLPFSHGRAIHISPVTFKPNATSLYPFKTSFTFSITPQSNPSPGHGLAFIVVPANQHDGSGLGYLSLVNRTSNGNPNNHLFAVEFDVFQDKNLGDMNDNHVGIDINSVESVVSVKSGYWVMTRNGWLFKDLKLSSGDRYRAWIEYNNNYKVISVTIGLAHLKKPNRPLIEAKFDLSNVVHEVMYIGFAGSMGHGVQRHEIWDWAFQN; the protein is encoded by the coding sequence atgaagaaccAAATGCTCTGTTTCTCCACTCTGTTCATAGCTGTCTTCTTCACCTCTCAGTCCACCACCACTGCTtacaatttcaaattcaattcttttGGTGGTAATGGCACCGGTCTAATATCATTCCATGGAGACGCTGAGTATGGTCCGAACAGCTCTGGAGCCATCACATTGACACGAGATAACCTCCCTTTCTCACACGGCCGAGCTATTCACATCAGTCCAGTCACTTTCAAGCCTAACGCTACGTCTCTTTACCCTTTCAAAACCTCTTTCACTTTCTCCATTACTCCTCAATCAAACCCTAGTCCAGGTCACGGCCTCGCCTTCATCGTCGTACCCGCTAACCAACACGACGGTTCTGGTTTAGGCTACCTCAGTCTTGTGAACCGAACCAGCAACGGTAATCCTAATAACCACCTCTTTGCTGTCGAGTTTGATGTCTTTCAGGACAAGAACCTTGGTGACATGAACGATAACCATGTCGGAATCGACATTAACTCGGTTGAGTCGGTGGTTTCGGTCAAATCCGGTTATTGGGTTATGACAAGAAACGGTTGGTTGTTTAAGGACTTGAAGCTGAGTAGTGGAGATAGGTACAGGGCTTGGATTGAGTACAACAACAATTACAAAGTCATCTCCGTTACCATTGGTTTGGCGCATTTGAAGAAACCGAACCGGCCTTTGATCGAAGCAAAATTCGACCTTTCCAATGTGGTTCACGAGGTAATGTATATCGGTTTCGCCGGTTCGATGGGACATGGTGTCCAGCGTCACGAGATTTGGGACTGGGCTTTCCAGAACTGA